A genomic window from Serratia liquefaciens includes:
- a CDS encoding zinc-binding alcohol dehydrogenase family protein — protein sequence MRAATVNALGQAPVLGNVDEPVAREGETLIAVSVAGIKQLDRAIVAGTHYSSPKSLPIVPGTDGVGYAPDGQRVYFASFRQPHGALAERTLASWTVPVPKGVDDATAAALINPAFAAWLPLHWRAELQAGETVLIIGATGTSGKLAVAAARQAGAGRIVAAGRRQSVLDALDVDATVDLGLEGAALTQAFAAAAGPHGYQVIVDYIWGAATEALLATLSNHDLSSYAGGRGIRLVNVGSMAGPDIRLPAAVLRSNQLQIMGSGTGNFPPIAEMQRYASEILVLAAAGQISVETQEHGLSEIAEVWDLNKKSDVRSVIRIAQ from the coding sequence ATGAGAGCAGCAACCGTAAACGCATTGGGGCAGGCCCCGGTACTCGGTAATGTGGATGAGCCGGTAGCGCGGGAAGGGGAAACGCTAATCGCGGTGAGCGTGGCGGGCATCAAGCAATTGGATCGCGCCATAGTAGCCGGAACGCATTACTCAAGCCCGAAAAGCTTGCCGATCGTACCCGGCACCGATGGCGTTGGCTATGCGCCGGACGGTCAACGGGTCTATTTTGCCTCCTTCCGGCAACCGCACGGTGCGCTGGCAGAACGAACTCTCGCCTCCTGGACGGTACCGGTACCGAAAGGTGTGGATGACGCGACGGCCGCCGCATTGATTAACCCGGCATTCGCTGCCTGGTTGCCACTGCACTGGCGTGCCGAGTTGCAGGCGGGTGAAACGGTGCTGATTATCGGGGCTACCGGGACCTCAGGTAAGCTGGCGGTAGCGGCCGCACGTCAGGCGGGAGCGGGGCGAATTGTCGCCGCCGGTCGCCGTCAGAGCGTGCTGGATGCGCTGGACGTTGATGCTACGGTCGATCTTGGGCTGGAAGGGGCTGCATTGACGCAGGCTTTCGCCGCCGCAGCGGGGCCGCATGGCTATCAGGTGATTGTCGACTATATCTGGGGTGCCGCGACCGAAGCCTTGCTTGCGACGCTTAGCAACCATGATCTGTCTTCCTACGCCGGTGGGCGCGGCATACGTTTGGTGAACGTCGGGTCGATGGCCGGGCCGGATATCCGCCTGCCGGCGGCGGTGCTGCGCAGCAATCAACTGCAGATCATGGGCAGCGGCACCGGCAACTTCCCGCCGATAGCCGAGATGCAAAGGTATGCCAGTGAAATCCTGGTCTTGGCGGCAGCAGGGCAAATTTCGGTTGAAACTCAGGAGCATGGCTTATCAGAGATCGCCGAAGTCTGGGATCTGAACAAGAAAAGCGACGTGCGTTCGGTGATCCGAATTGCCCAATAG
- a CDS encoding autotransporter outer membrane beta-barrel domain-containing protein — MKRLAIAIIAALPLCSAQAVESYEVRNNSGQTVFKLNFYGPADDSYFNEEGVPQHASWALDDAQKAQVISAAQRWADIIKPAPGRLPGVINIGTYDDEGAGALSPDVSDAEFSLTQLQAVLQGQDAGELDNGAHAVVRIGKMDFTPGQASPALIPTDHRTDLEVTLFHEIAHALGISATAGVTDGVTQFGPTFGSWSSHLFDDNGNPAQPGQAILCNKCEGPDDPSAFDVRKDRGYFAGSHVKEVLDGAMPGVPVRILDVLGDLDDDYMSHIELDRSLMSHQNYRNYTTMMETELALLQDMGYDIDRRNFFGRSIYGSGLEVINHQGYFARNAAGTAYLDGQANTAARGVGLHIYGSNNRVEQRADIMADGVAAAGIRIDGAGNTLSIAPGVRVQANGDYGTGLLVAYGDSHNILQRGSLEANGKEGVAARLDFGNNLLGNETEYRGSYIWQWAGVDLSQYRAAPLVSNFDITGSLKGAKAAIYQSVNALAGAINVMRGADIQGDIISDYAQRDGNNQARLTRLTFGLQPDAQGQVTAVADNGFDFTYNGNIRGKENLALVAEGGKTTLNGNHQVYSVDIQPGAQLAGNSRYALSDAGLFTNNGLLTAGGPFGQLSIDGNYSQGPQGHLQLMFDGQGQGDRVQISGKSSLSGTLTLMPVKGWYASGWQMNSASLLRLGQVSGEFEQLGVQTASPTLSFHVTPLAAGQYQISASRGVSAYSQYAQNANERNVGLALARAAATAGNDLRPLLTALDFSSPEGRQVNSALAQLEPSAYNSLIQTSFDRERQLTRALTAPERNLTLAPTSDEQDWISFALPYGGGNWQNNTGTIAGYNASRYGVLFGAEKRNWLVPGLTTGFHAAVGGQTVNAKSADRARTHSTSFDVGLQFNYAQDAMVGPFAYGLGRLGAEENQMKRQFDVAGISGTRKSDWTAWNGSLTLGGGYHFALTEAFSLGPVAALDYTATTHRTIQESGLGNAPSLQIKGRYADSLQSTLGVEALYRQPLQGSQALSATLRLGWQHELLNNKLSQRAQFVGYNASAFDSESTLAGRDALAAQAGVQYQLNQAVSLGAGVSSELLRKGSHSLEGNVAVTWRF, encoded by the coding sequence ATGAAAAGGTTGGCTATCGCAATCATTGCGGCTTTACCTCTCTGTTCCGCGCAGGCGGTCGAGAGCTACGAGGTTCGAAATAACAGCGGTCAAACGGTGTTTAAACTGAATTTCTACGGTCCGGCCGACGACAGCTACTTTAATGAGGAGGGGGTCCCCCAGCATGCCTCTTGGGCATTGGATGATGCGCAAAAGGCTCAGGTGATCAGCGCCGCGCAACGCTGGGCCGATATTATCAAGCCTGCGCCGGGCCGATTGCCGGGCGTGATTAACATCGGCACCTATGACGATGAGGGGGCCGGTGCGTTGAGCCCTGACGTCAGCGATGCGGAATTTAGCCTGACCCAGCTTCAGGCGGTGTTGCAGGGCCAGGATGCCGGCGAGTTGGACAACGGTGCCCACGCCGTCGTCAGGATCGGGAAAATGGATTTTACCCCTGGCCAGGCTTCGCCGGCACTGATCCCCACCGATCACCGTACCGATCTGGAAGTCACCCTTTTTCATGAAATAGCCCATGCCTTGGGGATTAGCGCCACAGCCGGTGTAACGGATGGTGTGACCCAATTTGGCCCGACGTTTGGCAGCTGGAGTTCGCACCTGTTTGATGACAATGGCAATCCGGCGCAGCCGGGGCAGGCTATCTTGTGCAATAAGTGTGAGGGGCCGGACGATCCTTCTGCCTTTGATGTGCGCAAAGATCGCGGCTATTTCGCCGGCAGCCACGTCAAAGAGGTGTTGGACGGTGCCATGCCGGGTGTCCCGGTACGTATTCTCGATGTGCTGGGCGATCTGGACGATGATTACATGTCGCACATTGAGCTCGATCGCAGCCTGATGAGCCATCAAAACTACCGTAATTACACCACCATGATGGAAACTGAGTTAGCGCTGCTGCAGGACATGGGGTATGACATCGATCGCCGTAACTTCTTTGGCCGCTCGATTTACGGCAGCGGCCTGGAAGTAATCAACCATCAGGGATATTTTGCACGCAACGCGGCTGGCACTGCGTATCTCGACGGCCAGGCCAATACCGCAGCACGGGGAGTCGGGTTGCACATCTACGGCAGTAACAACCGGGTCGAACAGCGCGCCGACATCATGGCGGATGGCGTTGCCGCTGCGGGTATCAGGATAGATGGCGCGGGGAATACGCTCAGCATTGCACCCGGCGTCCGGGTTCAGGCTAACGGCGATTACGGCACCGGTTTATTGGTGGCATACGGCGATAGCCACAATATCCTTCAACGCGGCAGCCTGGAAGCGAACGGTAAAGAAGGCGTCGCCGCAAGGCTGGATTTCGGCAACAACCTGCTGGGTAACGAAACTGAATACCGTGGTTCGTATATCTGGCAGTGGGCGGGCGTCGATCTGTCCCAATATCGGGCTGCGCCGCTGGTGTCCAATTTCGATATTACCGGCTCGTTAAAAGGAGCCAAAGCGGCTATCTACCAGTCAGTGAATGCATTGGCCGGTGCCATTAACGTGATGCGCGGCGCTGACATTCAGGGCGATATCATTTCCGATTATGCACAACGGGATGGAAATAATCAGGCACGTCTGACTCGCTTGACCTTCGGCCTGCAGCCAGATGCGCAGGGGCAGGTCACTGCGGTGGCGGATAACGGTTTTGATTTCACCTATAACGGCAACATTCGGGGTAAGGAAAACCTGGCGCTGGTGGCCGAAGGCGGGAAAACCACCCTGAACGGTAACCATCAGGTCTATAGCGTGGATATCCAGCCGGGTGCCCAATTGGCGGGTAATAGCCGCTACGCGCTGTCGGATGCCGGGCTGTTCACCAATAACGGCTTGCTTACCGCCGGGGGGCCCTTTGGCCAGTTGTCGATCGACGGTAATTATTCCCAGGGGCCACAGGGGCACTTGCAATTGATGTTCGACGGCCAAGGGCAGGGCGATCGGGTACAAATTAGCGGTAAATCCAGCTTAAGCGGAACCCTGACGTTGATGCCGGTAAAAGGCTGGTATGCCTCAGGCTGGCAGATGAACAGCGCTTCTCTGTTGCGATTGGGCCAGGTCAGCGGTGAATTCGAGCAGCTCGGCGTTCAGACGGCATCACCGACGCTGAGCTTCCATGTTACTCCGTTGGCAGCCGGACAATACCAAATCAGCGCGAGCCGTGGCGTATCGGCCTACAGCCAATATGCACAGAATGCGAATGAACGAAATGTGGGTCTGGCGTTAGCCCGGGCTGCGGCGACGGCGGGAAACGACCTGCGGCCGTTACTGACCGCGCTGGATTTCTCCAGCCCCGAAGGCCGACAGGTGAACAGCGCGTTGGCGCAGCTGGAGCCGTCGGCTTATAACAGCCTGATTCAGACCTCATTCGACCGCGAACGCCAGTTAACCCGTGCCTTGACCGCACCGGAGCGCAATTTGACGTTGGCACCAACGAGCGACGAGCAAGATTGGATCAGTTTTGCCCTGCCGTACGGCGGCGGTAACTGGCAAAACAATACGGGCACAATCGCCGGTTACAACGCATCGCGTTATGGCGTGTTGTTCGGTGCCGAGAAACGTAACTGGCTGGTACCGGGCCTGACCACCGGTTTCCACGCGGCGGTCGGCGGGCAAACGGTCAACGCCAAAAGCGCCGATCGAGCGCGCACGCACAGCACCTCCTTTGATGTTGGCTTGCAGTTCAACTACGCACAGGATGCCATGGTTGGGCCGTTTGCCTATGGTCTGGGACGCCTAGGGGCGGAGGAAAATCAGATGAAGCGCCAGTTTGATGTGGCCGGCATAAGCGGCACCCGCAAGAGCGACTGGACGGCCTGGAACGGTTCACTAACCTTGGGCGGTGGCTATCATTTTGCGTTAACCGAGGCATTTAGCCTCGGCCCGGTGGCAGCGCTGGACTATACCGCGACCACCCATCGCACGATCCAGGAGTCCGGTTTGGGTAACGCGCCGTCGCTGCAGATTAAGGGACGTTATGCCGATTCGCTGCAAAGCACGCTGGGTGTGGAAGCGCTGTATCGGCAGCCATTGCAGGGCTCACAGGCGCTGTCCGCCACTCTGCGCCTTGGCTGGCAACATGAGTTGTTAAACAACAAGCTGAGTCAGCGTGCTCAGTTTGTGGGCTATAACGCCTCAGCTTTTGATAGCGAAAGCACCTTGGCCGGGCGCGATGCGTTGGCCGCGCAGGCCGGTGTGCAGTATCAGCTAAACCAGGCCGTCTCTTTGGGCGCCGGCGTTTCCAGTGAACTGTTACGCAAGGGCAGCCATTCGTTAGAGGGCAACGTTGCCGTGACCTGGCGTTTCTGA
- the gcvP gene encoding aminomethyl-transferring glycine dehydrogenase, which yields MTQTLSQLEHSEAFIERHIGSSAEQQQQLLEAVGARSLSALIQQIVPADIQLPAPPPVGDAATEHQALAELKAIASQNQRYKSYIGMGYSAVLTPPVILRNMLENPGWYTAYTPYQPEVSQGRLEALLNFQTLTLDLTGLDLASASLLDEATAAAEAMALAKRASKLKDANRFFVADDVHPQTLDVVRTRAETFGFEVIVDKAEKVLELQGVFGVLLQQVGTTGELHDYSALLAELKNRKIGTSVAADIMALVLLTAPGKQGADVVFGSAQRFGVPMGYGGPHAAFFACRDEFKRSMPGRIIGVSRDAAGNTALRMAMQTREQHIRREKANSNICTSQVLLANIASLYAVYHGPQGLQRIAGRIHRLTDILAAGLQQAGLTLRHKTWFDTLTVEVKDKAAVLERALSFGINLRTDIHGAVGITLDEATSREDVQTLFALLAGDDHGLDIDALDAAVSKNSQSIPAAMLRKDPILTHPVFNRYHSETEMMRYMHRLERKDLALNQAMIPLGSCTMKLNAAAEMIPITWPEFSELHPFCPPEQAAGYQQMIGQLSQWLVQLTGYDAVCMQPNSGAQGEYAGLLAIRRYHESRNEAGRHICLIPSSAHGTNPASAQMAGMSVVVVACDKNGNIDLHDLRVKAEQAGEELSCIMVTYPSTHGVYEETIREVCQIVHQFGGQVYLDGANMNAQVGITTPGYIGADVSHLNLHKTFCIPHGGGGPGMGPIGVKSHLAPFVPGHSVVQIDGVTTQQGAVSAAPFGSASILPISWMYIRMMGAEGLKQASQVAILNANYIATRLKDAYPVLYTGRDHRVAHECILDIRPLKEETGISEMDIAKRLIDYGFHAPTMSFPVAGTLMVEPTESESKVELDRFIDAMLAIRGEIDRVAKGEWPLEDNPLVNAPHVQAELVSDWQHAYSRELAVFPIAGVRENKYWPSVKRLDDVYGDRNLFCSCVPMSDYE from the coding sequence ATGACTCAGACACTCAGCCAACTTGAACACAGCGAAGCGTTCATCGAACGCCACATCGGCTCTTCTGCAGAACAACAGCAGCAGTTGCTGGAAGCGGTGGGCGCACGCTCGCTCAGCGCGCTGATCCAACAGATTGTGCCGGCAGACATTCAACTGCCTGCGCCGCCGCCGGTGGGCGATGCGGCAACTGAACATCAGGCGCTGGCCGAACTGAAGGCGATTGCCTCGCAGAATCAGCGCTACAAATCCTATATCGGTATGGGTTACAGCGCGGTGCTGACGCCGCCAGTGATCCTGCGCAACATGCTGGAAAACCCAGGTTGGTACACCGCTTATACCCCGTATCAGCCGGAAGTGTCGCAGGGCCGTCTTGAGGCGCTGTTGAACTTCCAAACCCTGACCCTGGATTTGACCGGTTTGGATCTGGCATCCGCCTCGCTGTTGGACGAAGCCACTGCGGCGGCCGAAGCGATGGCGCTGGCCAAACGCGCCAGCAAGCTGAAAGACGCCAACCGCTTCTTCGTGGCTGATGACGTACATCCTCAGACGCTGGACGTGGTGCGTACCCGCGCCGAAACCTTCGGTTTCGAAGTGATCGTGGATAAAGCCGAGAAAGTGCTGGAGCTGCAAGGCGTGTTCGGCGTGCTGCTGCAACAGGTAGGCACCACCGGTGAACTGCACGACTACAGCGCGCTGCTGGCCGAATTGAAGAACCGTAAAATCGGCACCAGCGTGGCGGCCGACATTATGGCGTTGGTGCTGCTGACCGCACCGGGCAAACAGGGCGCCGATGTGGTGTTCGGTTCTGCACAGCGCTTCGGCGTGCCGATGGGCTACGGCGGGCCACATGCTGCCTTCTTTGCCTGTCGCGACGAGTTCAAACGCTCGATGCCGGGCCGTATCATTGGCGTTTCCCGCGATGCCGCAGGCAACACCGCGCTGCGCATGGCGATGCAAACCCGTGAACAACATATCCGCCGCGAAAAAGCCAACTCGAATATCTGTACCTCGCAGGTACTGCTGGCCAACATTGCCAGCCTGTATGCGGTGTACCATGGCCCGCAGGGCCTGCAACGCATCGCCGGGCGCATCCATCGTCTGACCGACATTCTGGCCGCCGGGCTGCAACAAGCCGGGCTGACATTGCGCCATAAAACATGGTTCGACACCCTGACGGTCGAAGTGAAGGACAAGGCTGCCGTACTGGAACGTGCATTGAGCTTCGGCATCAACTTGCGTACCGACATTCACGGTGCCGTGGGCATTACGCTGGACGAAGCCACCTCCCGTGAAGACGTACAGACGCTGTTTGCCTTGCTGGCGGGCGACGACCATGGTCTGGACATCGACGCGCTGGACGCTGCCGTGAGCAAAAACAGCCAGTCGATCCCGGCTGCCATGCTGCGCAAGGATCCGATCCTGACTCACCCGGTATTTAATCGTTATCACAGCGAAACCGAGATGATGCGCTACATGCACCGTCTGGAACGCAAGGATCTGGCGCTCAACCAGGCGATGATCCCGCTGGGCTCCTGCACCATGAAGCTCAATGCCGCGGCGGAAATGATCCCGATTACCTGGCCTGAATTCTCCGAACTGCACCCATTCTGTCCGCCAGAGCAGGCGGCAGGTTACCAGCAAATGATCGGCCAACTGTCGCAGTGGTTAGTGCAACTGACCGGTTATGACGCAGTTTGCATGCAGCCTAACTCCGGTGCTCAGGGCGAATACGCCGGTTTGCTGGCGATCCGTCGTTACCATGAAAGCCGCAATGAAGCGGGCCGTCATATTTGCCTGATCCCAAGCTCTGCGCACGGCACCAACCCCGCTTCCGCGCAAATGGCGGGCATGAGCGTGGTGGTGGTGGCCTGCGACAAGAACGGCAACATCGATCTGCATGATCTGCGCGTCAAGGCAGAACAGGCGGGTGAAGAACTGTCCTGCATCATGGTGACCTACCCGTCGACCCACGGCGTGTACGAAGAAACTATTCGTGAAGTGTGCCAGATCGTTCATCAGTTCGGTGGCCAGGTCTATCTCGACGGCGCCAACATGAATGCTCAGGTGGGGATCACCACCCCGGGTTATATCGGGGCGGACGTTTCGCACCTTAACCTGCATAAAACCTTCTGTATCCCTCACGGCGGCGGTGGCCCAGGCATGGGCCCTATCGGCGTGAAATCCCACCTTGCCCCGTTCGTTCCAGGCCATAGCGTGGTGCAGATCGACGGTGTGACCACCCAGCAGGGCGCAGTCTCCGCTGCGCCGTTCGGCAGCGCTTCTATCCTGCCAATCAGCTGGATGTACATCCGCATGATGGGTGCGGAAGGCTTGAAGCAGGCCAGCCAGGTGGCAATCCTTAATGCCAACTACATTGCGACCCGTTTGAAGGACGCTTACCCAGTGCTGTATACCGGTCGCGATCACCGCGTAGCGCATGAATGTATTCTCGATATTCGTCCGCTGAAGGAAGAAACCGGCATCAGCGAAATGGACATCGCCAAACGTCTGATCGACTACGGCTTCCATGCGCCGACCATGTCGTTCCCGGTGGCGGGTACGCTGATGGTTGAGCCAACCGAGTCGGAAAGCAAGGTCGAGCTGGATCGCTTTATCGATGCGATGCTGGCGATCCGCGGCGAGATTGATCGGGTGGCAAAAGGCGAATGGCCATTGGAAGATAACCCGCTGGTGAACGCGCCCCACGTGCAGGCGGAGCTGGTCAGCGACTGGCAGCATGCCTACAGCCGTGAGCTGGCGGTGTTCCCGATTGCCGGCGTGCGTGAGAACAAATACTGGCCGAGCGTGAAGCGTCTGGATGACGTGTACGGCGATCGTAACCTGTTCTGTTCCTGCGTGCCAATGAGCGACTACGAATAA
- a CDS encoding GNAT family N-acetyltransferase, with product MTVPILLQQHQLDALWQIDRSEIIDTLYRLQDGELRPYADYYDVRGWDPHDRETYTPIHEQCFARGGSFFALSDQDKIVAAAVVDTLPRGPQQDLLQLLFFYVGAAQRGKGLGKILFNHCLQQAAKEGALGLYVSSIPNKNTVDFYLSQGCRLIDQPDDELFAREPEDIHLVCYCR from the coding sequence ATGACCGTCCCCATTTTGCTGCAGCAACACCAGCTTGATGCCCTGTGGCAGATCGACCGCAGTGAAATTATCGATACCCTCTATCGTCTGCAAGACGGAGAGCTGCGGCCTTATGCCGACTATTACGATGTACGCGGCTGGGATCCGCACGATCGGGAAACCTATACGCCGATCCATGAACAATGCTTTGCCCGCGGTGGCTCGTTTTTCGCTCTGTCAGATCAAGATAAAATTGTTGCCGCGGCGGTGGTAGATACCTTGCCGCGCGGCCCGCAACAGGACTTGCTCCAACTGCTTTTTTTCTACGTCGGTGCCGCCCAGCGCGGTAAAGGACTGGGTAAGATCCTGTTCAACCACTGTCTGCAGCAGGCTGCAAAAGAGGGCGCGCTGGGGTTGTACGTATCTTCTATCCCCAATAAAAACACCGTGGATTTCTACCTGTCGCAGGGCTGCCGCTTGATTGATCAGCCTGATGACGAGCTGTTCGCCCGCGAGCCGGAAGATATCCACCTGGTTTGCTATTGCCGGTAG